From the genome of Candidatus Cloacimonadota bacterium:
TCGAATTGAGCGGAAAGTTCATTAAGTATTTCAAGTTTGACCTTTTTTTCGATGACCGGAGAGATAAAGAAATCTTTGATGTCTTCATTTTTTTCGAAAAATATTGATAACTCTTCGAGGACAATATCCAAACTCTCATACTCATTTTCAGAATATGATTGAATAAGAGCTTTGGAATATCTGCTTGCTATGATATTTTTTACCAAACTAAATCTCCTCGTTAGGCATATTCGGACGTGACCGAACTATGGATTTGATGAGCTCAGCATCATTTTCTTTGTCCAATTTTTTCCCAAGAATTTTCTCTGCCATGTTCACAACCATCAGCCCAACTTCTTCTTTTAGTTCCTGCTTTGCGGATGCAACTTCATTTTCAATCACTTTTTGAGCATCATTCACGATATCTGCTTTGTGTTTATGAGCTTCTTTCATCATTTCTTCGGCTGCGAGTTTAGAGTTTTTAATAGCTTTTTCTCTTGTATCTTTTGCATCCTGTTTTGCTTCCCTGAGGAGCTGCTTCTGTTCTTCGAGGATTGCTTCGGATTCTTCCTTTTTCAGACGAGATTCATCCAAGTCTCCCTTGATTTGCTTTTCTCTTTCCGCGAGATATTTGGCAAGAGGTTTGTAGAGCAACTTTTTGAGAACAATCAGCAGGATAACAAAA
Proteins encoded in this window:
- the atpF gene encoding F0F1 ATP synthase subunit B, translating into MVSIDYTLILVIINFVILLIVLKKLLYKPLAKYLAEREKQIKGDLDESRLKKEESEAILEEQKQLLREAKQDAKDTREKAIKNSKLAAEEMMKEAHKHKADIVNDAQKVIENEVASAKQELKEEVGLMVVNMAEKILGKKLDKENDAELIKSIVRSRPNMPNEEI